ATCTGGTGTGAAATATTTCGTTTCACCGTTGGAAACAACGATGGAAGGGGAATTGGATCAATTGCTGGCAATCATTCAGGATATGAACGCCGCAATGATTGAAATGGGCAGCCCTAACGTTATTTCCCAAGTGAAAATATATTTCAACCCCTCTGGAGCGTCGATGGACAAGTTAACGGAGAAATACAGATAATGAAACAGCAACGCTGGTTCAAAGCAGGATGGCCACCTATTGTCGTGGTCATCCTTCTGCTGCTTATATGGCAGCTAACAGTGACTTGGGGAGGAACAGCGAGTTGGCTGCTGCCGAGTCCGCTCAAGATATGGAGAGACGGTACAACGGATATGCCGCGCGTCTGGATGCATAGCTTCGCCACTCTGCGATTGATGTTAATGGGCTTCGCTGTCGGTGTAACAGGCGGCGCTGTCGTCGCTGGTTGTCTGCACCGGATACCCGCGCTCAAAGCCGGATTCTATCCGCTGTTGATTCTTTCACAGAATGTTCCTACGATTGCGTTGGGCCCTCTTTTAATTATTTTATTTGGATTTGGTCTTTTGCCTAAAATCTTATTAATTTCACTGGTTTGTTTCTTCCCCGTAACGATGTCTACCCTGGATGGCTTCATGCAAACAGATCGGAATATGTATAATTACATGCAGATGATTGGGGCTAGCAGAAGGCAAATTTTCTATAAGCTTGAGGTGCCTCATGCATTGCCGGCTCTGTTTACCGGACTCAAAATATCAGCAACCTACAGTGTAATGGGAGCGGTTATTGCGGAATGGTTGGGTGGCGGTGTTGGACTTGGTTATTATATGATTTTACAGAAATCGGCCTTTCGTGCGGATCGTGAATTTGTAGCGATATTTATCATCGTTATACTAAGCTTGTTGTTCTTCTGGTTCATTGCCGGGCTGGAGAAGCTGATCATTCGCTGGAATGCGAAAAAGTCATCCTAGAGATGAAGGAGTACGAGCATGAATAAGTTAGAACTTCAAGGAATTCAACACACATTCGCGGGCAAAAAACAACGTGTGACTGTGTTATCTGATATTTCACTGCATGTAAAAGAAGGCGAGTTCGTGTCCATTATCGGCCCGTCCGGCAGTGGGAAAAGTACCCTGTTCCATATCATTGGAGGCCTCGTCACGCCTACAGCAGGCGATGTTTGGTTGGATGGAGCGAAGGTGACGGGCATCAAAGGCTTGATCAGCTACATGCCGCAGCAGCCCGCATTGTTCCCCTGGCGGACGATTGAAGCCAATGTAGCACTTGCTCAAGAGGTTGCTGGCGTATCTAGGCAGGATGCGGTGGCAAAAGCCAGAGAGTGGCTGCCCAAGGTTGGACTTGCCGGGTACGAACAGGAGCTGCCACACGTCTTGTCAGGCGGGATGCAGCAGCGTGTGTCGTTTCTCAGAGCGCTGCTTAGTCCGCAGGAAGTCATGTGCTTGGATGAACCCTTCGGCTCATTGGACGCGCTGACGCGCCAAGATATGCAAGCCTGGCTGCTCAATATTTGGGAGAAGAACAAGCGGTCTATCTTATTTGTGACCCATAGTATCGAAGAAGCTCTTTTCTTATCTGATCGGATCTATGTGCTTTCGAATAAGCCTGCCGAAATACTGGAGGAACTGGTGGTTCCTTTCGCCCGGCCGCGTCAGGAGGAAGTCAATCTTGAGCCGGAATTCCACAAGCTTCGTCAACATATACAAAGTCTATTGCGTCAGGAGGTCCAATCATGATTTTCGCTATTGATGCCCATATACATCTTGATATGTATACGGAAGATTCTGCTAAGCAAATCGTATCTGATTTAGCCGAGAGCCAGATTGAAGCTCTCATTGCGGTATCCAGATATTTGGATTCTTGTAAAGCGACGAAGCGATTGAAAACAATCGCAGAAGGCAAAGTTTTCGCTGCTTATGGCTTCCATCCTGAACAGGCGCTGCCTGATGAAGTAGAAGTGGAAGAACTATTCGCTTGGATTCGCGAACACGCAGATGAGATGGTTGCAGTTGGAGAGATCGGCTTGCCTTACTATAATCGGGTTGAAGCACAAGAGAAGGGGCACGCCTTTGATCTTGCTCCCTATGTGGCGCTACTGGAAAGCTTCTTGAAGCTGGCTGCGGAATTGGATAAACCAGTTGTGCTGCACGCGGTTTATGAAGATGCGGAAATCGTCTGTGATCTGCTTGTGAAGCATAGTATTCGCAAAGCTCATTTTCATTGGTTCAAAGGGGCTCCACATGTTGTGCAACGCATGATTCAAGCTGGTTATATGATCTCCATTACACCTGATGTTCTGTATGAAGAAGAAATACAAACGCTTGTTCGTCAGTATCCAATTACACAGCTAATGGTTGAGACTGATGGTCCCTGGCCCTTCGAAGGGCCTTTCCAAGGGCAAGAAACACACCCGCAGATGATTCATCCAGTTATTGAACAGATAGCGCTGCTGCATGGTGTGCCAAGAGAAACAGCAGCCGTAATCATTCATCGGAATACCCAGCAATTCTATGATCTCCCTATTTAATTAATTTGGAACTGGACAAGTGTTCGTATTGGTTTTATAATGAACAAGAACACTTGTTCTATATCTAGGTGAGGTGAACGTAGAAATGACTGTCCGCTGCGGTTGGGTCAATGAAGATCCGTTATATATCCATTACCATGATCAAGAATGGGGCGTACCAGTCCATGACGATCGCCATTTATTTGAGATGCTTAATCTCGAGGGGGCACAGGCAGGACTCAGTTGGTATACCATTCTGAAGAAGCGCGAGAACTACCGTGAAGCATTCGATCAATTTGATCCGTTAATCATTGTGAATTACGATGATAACAAGATGCAAGAGCTTTTGCAAAATGCGGGAATCGTACGAAATCGCTTGAAAATCGCAGCTGTTGTTCAGAATGCGAAAGCTTTTCTCAACGTTCAGCAAGAGTTTGGCACGTTCGATCAATACATATGGGGATTCGTAGGCGGCCAACCGATTCGCAATCATTGGCGCAGTATGAGTGAAGTTCCAGCAACATCGGAAATATCAAATGCAATGAGCAAAGATTTGAAAAAGCGAGGATTCAAATTCGTAGGGTCAACCATTTGTTATGCCTATATGCAAGCGGTAGGAATGGTGAATGATCACTTCGAGACTTGTTTTCGATACAGCGATGTGTAAATAGAAGAAAAGGCCATCAGATAAGGGAGCCCCCTTGTTTGGTGGCCTTTCTTCTGGAGAATTTATGCGTATTGAAGTTGTTTCTCCATAAGATTCGTTTTAATAAGGTAGATACGCTTGCGGATGTAGAAGTCATAAACAGCTCCTGTTAATTCTCGTGGTTTAATGCGATTGTTGGTGTCGTTGTCTATGATTGTCACCGATCCGTCATCATAAAACTTGAACGTATAATCGGCGTAATAGGCATGTGCTTCATCGAGCATGGCATCTATCTGTCCGGGAAGAAGATGGTCAGTGTCACACAATGCCTTGTGGTACCAATAATCTCTCTCAATAAAGCGAAAATTGTGACTAGTGTTCATCATGTTAACAACCTCCTCATCTAATTGGAACATTTGTTCTTGTTTTCATCATAACAAACAAATGTTCGTATTGGAAGAGGGAACTTTGAAAAATGGGAAATATTTTCATAT
Above is a genomic segment from Paenibacillus sp. HWE-109 containing:
- a CDS encoding ABC transporter permease translates to MKQQRWFKAGWPPIVVVILLLLIWQLTVTWGGTASWLLPSPLKIWRDGTTDMPRVWMHSFATLRLMLMGFAVGVTGGAVVAGCLHRIPALKAGFYPLLILSQNVPTIALGPLLIILFGFGLLPKILLISLVCFFPVTMSTLDGFMQTDRNMYNYMQMIGASRRQIFYKLEVPHALPALFTGLKISATYSVMGAVIAEWLGGGVGLGYYMILQKSAFRADREFVAIFIIVILSLLFFWFIAGLEKLIIRWNAKKSS
- a CDS encoding ABC transporter ATP-binding protein, translated to MNKLELQGIQHTFAGKKQRVTVLSDISLHVKEGEFVSIIGPSGSGKSTLFHIIGGLVTPTAGDVWLDGAKVTGIKGLISYMPQQPALFPWRTIEANVALAQEVAGVSRQDAVAKAREWLPKVGLAGYEQELPHVLSGGMQQRVSFLRALLSPQEVMCLDEPFGSLDALTRQDMQAWLLNIWEKNKRSILFVTHSIEEALFLSDRIYVLSNKPAEILEELVVPFARPRQEEVNLEPEFHKLRQHIQSLLRQEVQS
- a CDS encoding DNA-3-methyladenine glycosylase I; the encoded protein is MTVRCGWVNEDPLYIHYHDQEWGVPVHDDRHLFEMLNLEGAQAGLSWYTILKKRENYREAFDQFDPLIIVNYDDNKMQELLQNAGIVRNRLKIAAVVQNAKAFLNVQQEFGTFDQYIWGFVGGQPIRNHWRSMSEVPATSEISNAMSKDLKKRGFKFVGSTICYAYMQAVGMVNDHFETCFRYSDV
- a CDS encoding TatD family hydrolase; this translates as MIFAIDAHIHLDMYTEDSAKQIVSDLAESQIEALIAVSRYLDSCKATKRLKTIAEGKVFAAYGFHPEQALPDEVEVEELFAWIREHADEMVAVGEIGLPYYNRVEAQEKGHAFDLAPYVALLESFLKLAAELDKPVVLHAVYEDAEIVCDLLVKHSIRKAHFHWFKGAPHVVQRMIQAGYMISITPDVLYEEEIQTLVRQYPITQLMVETDGPWPFEGPFQGQETHPQMIHPVIEQIALLHGVPRETAAVIIHRNTQQFYDLPI
- a CDS encoding thiamine-binding protein; this translates as MANALVSIQIIPKTKNNEDVIPYVDRAIEVIAKSGVKYFVSPLETTMEGELDQLLAIIQDMNAAMIEMGSPNVISQVKIYFNPSGASMDKLTEKYR